From the Sebastes umbrosus isolate fSebUmb1 chromosome 23, fSebUmb1.pri, whole genome shotgun sequence genome, the window ATTATTTTTATCAAGCTTTGGTTTGTGATCCTAATAAATGGTGGCATGTTAGTGGCAGAGCCATCTATGATGGGAGAGTCACTGAATTCAAACTGTCCACATTTGGGACACGAGAAAAGGTTTGGCAGCttttagggatgctcatttttaaattttcttaatcgataaccgacccttattaaccgttaaccgacaagatttgtgcctcacaTGCAGCGTTATTAGTGATTGAATAAGTGATCAACACGCTCCTTAGATCCACCTCTGGAGGagctctgtctctctgagcAGAGCTCCTCAGCAGCTTGCCGGCTGTACAGTTGGAGGTGCTTGAGTCATTGGCGTGTGAGAACACTCTACCTGTCCTCCCAGCCCAACTGCATCACTGGCAACCCTGTCCTCTACAGGGACAGGGAGCTTCCCAGTTCTGCAAGCCTGGGGGACGGACACACCGATCAGTTACTGCACAGAGCTGGAAAGCATTGAAGTGTGTAGTAATGTGATTTGGTGAAGAATGATTGAGTGGGTTAATGTTATcctaataaaatgttttattattttatttaaaggcagggttgaggatgttatccagtatatctgttctattggttgaaatgggcTTTACacccccgacagcgatccattactaatgagctctgaaaaaggaccgttaaagagccgtcatctgcagctgctgtaatcctgtaaaaacgtcttccaatcactgcctcgcggtccgcttggaaagaaccaatcagatgcctccctgctcgtactctacccttggcgtgcaccggcctgaactcaaagcgcgttgccgccgcacgtttcctggagaatggaagagaaaactcagccctgcagtagcactgccgcgaaTGCTCTGATGTCGTGGTCTTGTTTCCTGTCACATTATTTTGAGTAATAACTAAAATAGTGCTCGCCGCCaggtagtctgcgtaactttagcgagtttctgACAGTccgtgtgaggttgttggtggcattcaagctgtgaacgtaggtgtagcagttcgtgtacagtttatttgtcggtgaataaatgctacgaaactacaactcctccgctccgctcaagcgagattgagagaccggagccaacttcctgtatcctgcaactccggctccgcctcttaaggtggtctgttaaggtggaccagcttttctcgtTAAAGAgatgagccgctcagctttttaattaattattaacatttcttttaaccaatagcgttaatcggttcaaatgcttaatgtcggttaagcggttaattattgacatccctagCAGTCTTCCTCCTGCAGTGACAGCTCTTCCATTATGTGGCTCTGGTTTggtgttgattttttttgtcctgtgctGCATGTGACCCTGCACGTTGCATGTATGCTGTGTGTCCCCCTCCTTCTACCACAGAGGTCAGCTGTGGCTTTGGCTCCCTAAAGTACTATGCCCTGTGTGGCTTTGGGGGTATCCTGAGCTgcggcctcacacacacagcagtggtGCCCCTTGACCTTGTCAAGTGCCGCCTGCAGGTTTGTACAGAAGCTGAACCTCCCAGTAGCAACGAGTAGCCAGCGGCTCCCTCCAGCCCCTCAGCCCCGTCGCTTCATGTACGATGGTAGTTGTGCACGACATTGAAATGCCTCTTAAATATTAACAGGCAACTTTCAAAGTGCTGTGCAAGAGAAACTCTCCTGTTATTGGGAGCAGTCAGTAAATCAACACACATTCTCAAGGAAACTATTCATAGTAAATTTAAAGGTCATCCTGACATATCTCCCAGTATGATGGAATTTCAATTAACAGTAACCTGAACCTTTTAAATTTGTTCAGCTAATATAGTTTAACTGTCTAAATTGCTGTCTAGAAAATGCACTTAAACACATCCAAGAAAAACACTAGATCTGCAACTCATATCGGCCCCATACTAATAACTACCCATCATATAAGCCTTTACATATCAGCTTAAAACACCAGATCCCAGAGTTGCTTCATCAGTGTTAACTCTCCTCCTCAGGTGGACCCAGATAAGTACAAGAGCATCGGCAACGGCTTTAAATTGACGGTGAGAGAAGATGGTTTCAGAGGCCTGGCGAAGGGCTGGGCTCCCACCTTCATCGGCTACTCCATGCAGGGACTCTGCAAGTTCGGCTTCTATGAAGTGTTCAAGATCTTCTACAGTGACTTGATAGGAGAGGTGAGTCTCAGATACAGCTGTCATCTTCACACAGCTCTGCTCTGACAAAGACCAGACGTTTGTTCTTATCCGTCTGCTATATTAAGTTGTTATACTACAAATTAGATTATCTCCATGTAGGGCTGAAAGCATTTAATTTTCTGTGCAGCACTGGATACATCAAGTTGTTCAACATAGAGTAAGGGTGCTCCAAATGTATGAAATATAGTTTGATTGGTGGTCTAACTACTGCatacatttcagtttttttaatgaatacattttttacatttaaacatttttattttttttatatactttattttgtcaAGGTTTTcgtatatgcaatttacagttcataataacaatagtttataaaccaatttttaagtagttaagcttagaaacaaacacaataagtacactagagaaaacatcagcatataaaatataaaaataaaaaaaagaatagaataaaataaaaataaaaaagtaatattaacttaaataaacaaataagtttaacatttttaattaataaaaaaaaacaccggcCCATCTcacccgcaccgtcggggaggtggagcgtgaggacttgaaagatggtgacgagaggttagcTTTCATATCATGTGTCGTGTCCCTGACTCCATGCAGGTTGTGGCTATAAGACAGTCTGGAACGCATATTATGCCGAAAgcattgcatttattttgagtCACAATTTCTTAAATGCtgtttctaacttttttttaattcctgctgctgagtgatgtAGAGGTAACCTGAGCGGTGTATGTCTGTCACCTAATCTGTCTGACCgttatgttgtgtgtgtttcacccgACAGGAGAACACCTACCTGTGGAGGACATCGCTGTACCTGGCTGCCTCAGCCAGCGCAGAGTTCTTTGCAGACATCGCTCTGGCTCCCATGGAGGCTGTCAAAGTTCGTATCCAGACCAAGCCGGGCTACGCCAACACCCTCAGAGAGTGTGTCCCCAAGATGTACGCGGAGGAAGGAATCTGGGCGTGAGTGTACAACCTTCTTATTATTGCTCAGTGATTTTGAACGTCTGCCTGGTTAGTCAGATATAGACATTGTTGTATTAGTGATTGAATAAGTGATCAACACGCTCCTTAGATCCACCTCTGGAGGagctctgtctctctgagcAGAGCTCCTCAGCAGCTTGCCGGCTGTACAGTTGGAGGTGCTTGAGTCATTGGCGTGTGAGAACACTCTACCTGTCCCCCCAGCCCAACTGCATCACTGGCAACCCTGTCCTCTACAGGGACAGGGAGCTTCCCAGTGCTGCAAGCCTGGGGGACGGACACACCGATCAGTTACTGCACAGAGCTGGAAAGCAATGAAGTGTGTAGTAATGTGATTCGGTGAAGAATGATTGAGTGGGTTAATGTTATcctaataaaatgttttattattattttatttaaaggcagggttgaggatgttatccagtatatctgttctattggttgaaatggtctttacaccccgacagcgatccattactgatgagctctgaaaaaggaccgttaaagagccgtcatctgtagctgctgtaatcctgtaaaaacgtcttccaatcactgcctcgcggtccgcatggaaagaaccaatcagatgcctccctgctcgtactctacccttgacGTGCACcggcctgaactcaaagcgcgtcgccgccgcacgtttcctggagaatggaagagaaaactcagccctgcagtagcactgccgcgttaccttgggagggggggggtttagacggagctcctgaggcgatgctactttcacaTTATACTatctttccaacatcgtcgaccctacctttaatggCAAAATCGTCCGATTTTTACCGTCAACCTGGGCTTGTTGTAGAGAATGCTCTGATGTCGTGGTCTTGTTTCCTGTCACATTATTTTGAGTAATAACTAAAATAGCATTCAGGAAACTCTTTGTTGTTCTTATTTACTAactactaggggtgtaagaaaatattgtgatattatgttttgtgatactaaACACTATCgatatttaattaatagtttacatgcaaagattaactcaatgttgtatttaatttgcaaagagatgagccctctcaaagtagagcTCTGATGTTGGAGGTTACAGTTACTGTGACAAATGCAGATTGCATAAACTTAACTCAGATTTAATGCATATGGTGATGTGTTctatatactatgacagttttcctaaaattagatttaaaaatcacaatatattgaatcgtaaccccgtcacagtcactatatcctgacggtGTGCAGGAGACAGGTAATGTGGTCCTTCCGGTGCTCATCATGGCCTTCACAAGGTTACACAGACcggagggaaacaaccaatcagagctgaggagTCTCCGCTCAAACTGTCGAACTAGGCAGCGCCAAATGTTCATTGTATGAATAAATTCCAGCACCCTGGTTCTGCTGTGTTGTATGACGGCGGGTAAAACCCTGAGTGTAGATGTGTGTAGTATGTGCTCCGTGTGAGCTCACATCTCCTTTCCCTCCAGTTTCTATAAGGGCGTGGTGCCCCTGTGGATGAGGCAGATCCCCTACACCATGATGAAGTTTGCCTGCTTCGAGCGCACCGTGGAGACGCTCTACAAATATGTTGTTCCCAAGCCCCGCAGCGAGTGCACCAAATCTGAGCAGCTGGTGGTCACCTTTGTGGCCGGTTATATCGGTGAGTAACGGAACACCTGAACAGGACACTACAAGTCGTGGTGCTCACTGAAGCACAAATCATCAGTTAATCAGCTGATGTGCAGATTCCAGTTCTCTAATGTGGTTTTTTTGTTTGCTCCGTGTGCAGCTGGCGTGTTCTGTGCCATCGTGTCCCACCCTGCTGACTCCGTGGTGTCTGTGCTGAACAAGGAGAGTGGCAGCACCGCCGTCCAGGTCCTCAAGAAGCTGGGACCCAAAGGTCTGTATCAACACCAGTCTACAGTTAACTTCAGCAGTAGTGTAACATGATCGAGCTTTTGATCAACACGCTCCTTAGATCCACCTCTGGAGGagctctgtctctctgagcAGAGCTCCTCAGCAGCTTGCCGGCTGTACAGTTGGAGGTGCTTGAGTCATTGGCGTGTGAGAACACTCTACCTGTCCCCCCAGCCCAACTGCATCACTGGCAACCCTGTCCTCTACAGGGACAGGGAGCTTCCCAGTGCTGCAAGCCTGGGGGACGGACACACTGATCCGAGACCAGCTAATAAATGTATGCTTTGTTCATGTCGCATCACAGAATCAGCCGCAACCACCCAGACAACATTAAAACTGAACTAAGAATGTATGCTGTGAAATGTTAAATATTGCTGCCACTGTTCATTTGAGTCTACAGTTAGAGGCAACTTAGCAAAGCTAACTAActcagcagctacgatgctgtgtgtagtgtcgcagacatgcagtcactttcccagtaaaagtctccaccgcacatttagttaagtttagcaggttgtcagctgtgtgtctgcccggatcAATGATAGGGATTGGctgacaaacagtgtgtgtgtttgtgctacgttatcatctgcagctctgctggtagcttcgtgaTTATTAACTATGAAATGAACTGTGGGGTTGAAACTCATGACAGGAGCCGGTTCCAGCTGTTTGGGGGCCCATATGCAAAATCctgttttttgaccaaatgctactttttacataaaaaatcaaaacaaacatactaattataaataaaaaaaacaaaattcatttttaaaataaaacgttttttgggataaattataaattaataacaataaaccACTTTTGATttaactaatgttaatgtagaaaaacaacGATTTAAAATTTGGGACGGTCTGCGTTCGGTTCTGGGAGGATGATCAGAGCCCTGGTCAGATCATTATTTTATACTGAAGTAGCTCTCCCTTTATGCCCTGTGGTAGATTTGGCAAACCAATGAACAggaccactttatgatgattGGATTTACAATGTTTAAGCATCAAAGTATCTtgctttttttcacattatatttaaaaagtgCCTGAAGTCTCCAGCGTTCTAACACCACTAAGTGCAGTCTTAAAAGTTCTCGTTGGTAAATGACATGATTAAATGCTGTCGTTTCCATGCAACACTAGAGATGAGAGGCAGAGAACGGTAAAAGGATTACCTGAGCTCTTACCTCAACGTTGTGTATTCTATATAGTTATATGTTGTCTGTGTCTCCTCTCAGGTGTGTGGAAGGGTCTGGTTGCCCGTATCATCATGATCGGTACTCTGACCGCCCTGCAGTGGTTCATCTACGACTCCGTCAAGGTCTACTTCCGCCTGCCCCGCCCCCCTCCCCCCGAGATGCCAGAGTCTCTGAAGAAGAAGCTCGGCCTCACAGAGTAACCCCCCCAGCCCACCAATGAGCCACCCCTCCTCAAACCTCCAGAGCGCACACAGCagttttctatatttatgtCCTCGGCTCCTGAGCACAgagctgctactactactaatgtatatttaaaaacagaaagaacGAGCGAGGAGAGAAGATGGAACTGTCGCCAGAAAATATTCCTCTGTAGAAACACCCGTCTGGTTTTATCATTTCCTGTCATTAGAAAATTGTTGAAATTCTAATAAAAGAATTTAATTCCCTGGAAAAcactgacttttcttttttaacaataCATTAGGTTGAATTTAATCTGTTCAATAATCACAAgtctccctgtggatttataaaaatggaaataaataactgttcttttgtttatatttttattgatcattgttgtaggtctatggtacgacggagtattagggccacattgaggaaaaaaataaatctgagatttagagaataaagtcttaatattataaagtagtaattttacgtgttttctttttttctcataaagttatgactttttttctcgtaatattctgactttattgtgtaaatctcagatgtgttttccctcaatgtggtcctaatactccgtagtacattgtctctttggccctcactgcattagacttatatacttagactataaactgtgttaccttcatcacaatgatcacatgttttgcggctccagacatttgtttttgcctaaaatggctcttttgatggtaaaggttgctgagccctgcTATAAGGGGTAACGTACAGCCAGCAGCTCATTGACGTCAGATGAACCGGGTGAAACAGGACCCCAACTCCAATCATCCAAACAAAGTAGTCACAAGTAGGTCTGGTATAAATGTACTTTATTAAACATTAACAAGTGAGGACTGAGATTCATTCTTGACTTGATGAAACTAAACTGGAGCTTTACTTATTTAGCTTCACTCGTAGCCCTCAGCTGCTGGCGGAGGACGGCCATGAACCTTCATTTAGAAATAATGAAGATTATTAAAGCTGATGTGAGACTATAACTTTGGGATGAGGCCCCTCTCATGCTTTCAGAGAGGTTTGGTTCATTGTTTGCATATCTATGCAATATTATATTAGAAATATGTTTAGTGTGACACTTGGTatcaaattatattaaaatactTGAGGTTGGGGGATTTGCAAGAGACTGATTTAAGAGTCTCCAGCATGCGAGGGTACAGCTAAATGCTGAAGGTCAGCATGCTCACATTCGGATGTTTGGCGTGCTCATCGTAGGCGAGCATGATTTGCTTATTAGCACTAAAAACAGTCAGTATTTTTGGACACATTCAAAGTTAACCTGAGTTAACCTTAGACGAGAGGTTAAGGGACCATGCACCTAAATTATTACAATGAATCCTCATAGTGGTACTAGAGGAAacgtccatccgtccatccatctacgctcacattcacacctatatgggacatttagagtcaacaatgaacctgcatgtctttggactgtgggaggaaacctgagcacccggagaaacCCCCACGctgacacggggagaacatgcaataAGAGAAAAGTTCACCTCAACCTAACCCTACCTAGCCTTAAACCGACTTTGTGCCACTTAAAGACTCAAACCAGCGTAGGATGATTGATGATGACAGATGATTGGTATAGTAGAGATTAGATATATAGCAAACAATTCCATGTGTTAAAAATGATAAGACAGGAGTGTGCCGTGCAGTTGGTTGTATTTGAAGTGTTATACCTCTTAACGGCACCAGGGGGGGCTCTCTGCTTTCGTCTGACAGCTGTTCATAACCTCTAAAGAGCAGAACACACAGATAAGTTAGTATATAAAAGCTTCCACATCTGAGGTCACAGAAATTACAAGAGAGGAAAACACTAGACACAATCGTGTGGAGGGAAATTATTCTTTATTAGGCTGCATGATCtacacatgaaaaataaaatgtgtacaaCGGTTtgtgcacacaaatacaaatgcacacatcacagcctgaataaatattaatatttaacgtACAgatttttaactttaactttacacatgtgcttcctgtgtgtgtgcacggatCGCCTGAAACAGATCCACAAATACACGCTGCATTTAGGTAGAGAACCAGGACACCTGCTCTAAACGCTGTCACTATACTAAATCATTCTTTTGAATTTACTGCTCTGAAAGTTAACTATTAATTAATACTAAATCATTCAAtgaatgtggtgtgtgtgtacagagcaCCCtcgggtatatatatatatatatatatatatatatatatatatatatataatataatatatgtatattcccaagtatactttatgtaataagtatactaatatcaatgtactagtagtatacttgtaagtgtactacttcaatacttcttcgGACTAAATTGGTcgactttttagtttataaaagtatacttttaactttaaatgtaagagtagtaaactcTGAggacacaactagtttacatccaagttgtattttgtcctGCAGCTATAATATGAACAATACTACAACTTaaaggtatactgttagtttactagtttatATACTTTCAGCccattttttagtttataaaagtacactttaaagaatactctcagtaaactactagttctTAGTACTGACTCTTTTGCACACGTGTGCTAAAACACGTGCTTGAATGAACGAGAAAttcaaatctgttgtgaacaacaaactaattgtttagagatttgagaaaaaaataattcaagaaTCGAGCCGAAACGAGTCAGAAAAAGTGTAAAAGGAGCGCATCCTGGTCGTCACTGAGCTCCGGGTCAAATTTCAGGGAAGAGACGAGCATCATAGAAATCACACAGCACATTTCAGGCTGGTTCGAAGCAGCTAATGTGTGAGTGAAGTGTGATGTATCACAGGTTTACCAACCGCTGCACACCGACACCTGCATCATGTAATGCACCCGGGCCGGGTCCGGGTCTGCGGATGTACCGCCGCTGTCATTACAATCCATTTGTTTGCTCATAATAAAATAGGCAGTTTGTATTCTGGCAACAACAGCGCTGTCTTCTGCCGGAGAGACGATGTGTCTCAGTGCTCGCTGACAGGGTGAGGTTGCAAGGGGTCATGGGAAATGGATTCCATTTACGTGTTCCCTGTTTGTGAGATCATAATGTCGTCGCTGTCTCGTTGAATAAAACATCAACACTACGAGGGAGGAAAAGGTTTCCCAGAGCTGTTTTTAGGGGGTGGGGGGTCTTATCACAGCAGTAATTTCCACATTCAGTGATGAACCTGCAAATATGTTGGAGTCCAGTGATTTGTTCCATTTCGGCGATCTGTTCCCCCCCGTTAGCATCGTTGTGGCTGCTGACAGTCGCCTGTCTTTGGTCTGTTTCAGGGCTCCAGAAACACACAGTCAGTCTTCAGCCTTTATCATCAGGTCCAAACGCACCCACTGAGCAAAGACACGTCCAAAAGATGTCAATTTAACGTCTCTGTCGACCGTCCAAAAGACGTCCACTGAGGAGCCTGAATGAAAGTTTTTGCGACGTCTTTTTTAAACGTCTTTTTAAAACGTCTTTTTAACGTCCATAGA encodes:
- the slc25a3a gene encoding solute carrier family 25 member 3a isoform X2; translation: MYPTALTQLARGNPFSAPLFSLQRVEEPQQSLQGPQRSRRLAAAATAEEVSCGFGSLKYYALCGFGGILSCGLTHTAVVPLDLVKCRLQVDPDKYKSIGNGFKLTVREDGFRGLAKGWAPTFIGYSMQGLCKFGFYEVFKIFYSDLIGEENTYLWRTSLYLAASASAEFFADIALAPMEAVKVRIQTKPGYANTLRECVPKMYAEEGIWAFYKGVVPLWMRQIPYTMMKFACFERTVETLYKYVVPKPRSECTKSEQLVVTFVAGYIAGVFCAIVSHPADSVVSVLNKESGSTAVQVLKKLGPKGVWKGLVARIIMIGTLTALQWFIYDSVKVYFRLPRPPPPEMPESLKKKLGLTE
- the slc25a3a gene encoding solute carrier family 25 member 3a isoform X1, yielding MYPTALTQLARGNPFSAPLFSLQRVEEPQQSLQGPQRSRRLAAAATAEEEISCEFGSQKYLLLCGFGGILSCGTTHTAVVPLDLVKCRLQVDPDKYKSIGNGFKLTVREDGFRGLAKGWAPTFIGYSMQGLCKFGFYEVFKIFYSDLIGEENTYLWRTSLYLAASASAEFFADIALAPMEAVKVRIQTKPGYANTLRECVPKMYAEEGIWAFYKGVVPLWMRQIPYTMMKFACFERTVETLYKYVVPKPRSECTKSEQLVVTFVAGYIAGVFCAIVSHPADSVVSVLNKESGSTAVQVLKKLGPKGVWKGLVARIIMIGTLTALQWFIYDSVKVYFRLPRPPPPEMPESLKKKLGLTE